Proteins from a single region of Chryseomicrobium sp. FSL W7-1435:
- a CDS encoding cytochrome c biogenesis protein CcdC, with product MIFEWLSQEMLVTLSLVSAIVMGTLLAIVRSRAARKPATAKKILLPPLFMSTGALMFLFPFFRVPWIHVAEALAVGMLFSILLIKTSNFEKRDGAVYLKPSKAFVFILFGLLGLRIVMKLVLSSEIHVGELSGMFWLLAFGMIVPWRLTMYKKYKDLQLQA from the coding sequence ATGATCTTTGAGTGGTTGTCTCAAGAAATGCTGGTGACCCTGTCACTCGTCAGTGCTATCGTCATGGGGACATTGCTTGCTATCGTTCGCAGTCGCGCAGCCAGAAAACCTGCCACTGCTAAAAAGATACTGCTGCCACCGCTCTTTATGTCGACAGGAGCTCTCATGTTTCTGTTTCCATTCTTCCGTGTTCCTTGGATTCATGTAGCAGAAGCGCTTGCAGTCGGGATGTTGTTCTCCATCTTGCTGATCAAGACATCCAATTTTGAGAAGCGAGACGGGGCCGTTTATTTGAAGCCATCGAAAGCGTTTGTCTTTATCTTATTTGGACTACTAGGTCTTCGCATCGTGATGAAACTAGTGTTAAGTAGTGAGATTCACGTTGGTGAGTTGAGCGGCATGTTTTGGCTACTCGCATTTGGCATGATTGTTCCTTGGCGATTAACGATGTATAAAAAGTATAAAGACCTGCAACTGCAGGCCTAA
- a CDS encoding thioredoxin family protein: protein MKEIRSYEQWQQAWQQPKGLLFVKTTGCSVCEGLLPQVEAIENDYKLPFYKVNSAEVPEVAGQLSLYTAPVVLLWHEGREVQRFARFVPMQELKFRLGLLNEVSPDDL, encoded by the coding sequence ATGAAAGAAATTCGTTCATATGAACAATGGCAGCAAGCGTGGCAACAGCCTAAAGGGTTATTATTTGTAAAGACGACAGGCTGTTCTGTTTGTGAGGGTCTACTACCTCAGGTAGAAGCCATCGAAAACGACTATAAATTGCCGTTTTATAAAGTGAATAGTGCCGAAGTACCTGAAGTAGCAGGACAGCTTTCGTTGTATACAGCACCGGTTGTCTTACTATGGCATGAGGGAAGAGAAGTGCAACGTTTCGCACGCTTTGTACCTATGCAAGAATTGAAATTTCGGCTAGGGCTGTTGAATGAGGTGTCACCAGATGATCTTTGA
- a CDS encoding DinB family protein, with protein sequence MDTLRHLNTTRDELIHELHAIPDTLFSKQPDKTTWSPQQVTEHIALMDSYVASLLDRGKAVQKKVMKKPIRLTTLRSIKVKAPGPVDPATQEKTKEDIYELLFESRMQVLTLYKKFSKLEKRTFAMKHPVFGYLTVEQWFDFLGYHEKRHLKQLREVVSQLKL encoded by the coding sequence ATGGATACTTTACGACATTTAAACACAACACGAGATGAATTGATTCACGAGCTCCATGCCATTCCTGACACCCTGTTTTCAAAACAACCGGATAAAACAACTTGGAGCCCGCAACAAGTGACGGAACATATTGCCCTTATGGATTCTTATGTGGCGAGCCTACTGGATAGAGGGAAAGCCGTACAGAAAAAAGTGATGAAAAAACCTATTCGACTGACAACGCTTCGTTCTATCAAAGTAAAAGCGCCAGGACCTGTAGATCCTGCAACCCAAGAAAAGACAAAAGAAGATATTTATGAGCTGTTGTTTGAATCTCGTATGCAGGTACTGACACTCTATAAAAAGTTTTCAAAACTAGAAAAGCGAACGTTCGCTATGAAACATCCTGTATTTGGTTATTTAACTGTGGAGCAGTGGTTTGACTTTCTTGGGTACCATGAGAAACGTCATTTGAAGCAGCTACGGGAAGTAGTGAGTCAGTTAAAGTTATAA
- a CDS encoding YvrJ family protein: MEQWITLVQEIGFPVVVSFYLLHRIESRLEAIRDALVMITPVTKV; encoded by the coding sequence ATGGAGCAATGGATTACCTTAGTTCAAGAAATTGGCTTTCCTGTCGTCGTATCCTTTTATTTATTGCATAGGATCGAATCTCGGCTAGAAGCGATTCGCGATGCACTGGTAATGATTACCCCTGTCACAAAAGTGTAA
- a CDS encoding cytochrome c biogenesis protein CcdA, protein MATDVTIWLAFGAGFLSFISPCTLPLYPAFLSYITGMTIEELKTDRKKMQRRGMFHTLFFLLGFSVIFLALGLATSWLGTFFIQYDDLIRQIGALLIIIFGLLIVGVFKPDFLMSEKRLQFKNRPSGYLGSSLIGIAFAAGWQPCTGPILAAVLVMAGSNPDQGMFYMIAYVLGFAIPFFLLSFFVTRTQWIKTNSEKFMKVGGYIMIVLGIILFFDGLTWIIRVLSPLFGDFTGF, encoded by the coding sequence TTGGCAACAGATGTGACCATCTGGCTTGCTTTTGGTGCAGGCTTCTTAAGTTTTATCTCCCCATGTACCTTACCTCTTTATCCGGCATTCCTTTCTTATATCACGGGAATGACGATTGAAGAGTTAAAGACAGACCGAAAAAAGATGCAACGACGTGGCATGTTCCATACTTTGTTCTTTTTACTTGGCTTTTCCGTAATCTTTTTAGCCCTAGGTTTGGCAACCTCTTGGCTTGGGACATTCTTCATACAATACGATGATTTGATCCGACAAATTGGTGCTTTATTGATTATCATATTTGGACTTTTAATTGTAGGAGTGTTCAAACCCGATTTTTTAATGTCCGAGAAACGACTGCAATTTAAAAATAGGCCTTCTGGTTATTTAGGAAGCAGCCTGATTGGGATAGCATTTGCGGCTGGTTGGCAACCGTGTACAGGACCAATTTTAGCAGCTGTTCTTGTGATGGCGGGCTCCAACCCAGACCAGGGAATGTTTTATATGATTGCCTATGTACTTGGTTTCGCAATCCCGTTCTTCTTACTTTCTTTCTTTGTGACACGTACACAGTGGATCAAGACAAACAGTGAGAAGTTTATGAAGGTTGGCGGCTACATCATGATCGTGTTAGGAATCATCTTGTTCTTTGATGGCCTAACATGGATTATCCGAGTTCTTAGTCCGCTGTTTGGGGACTTTACCGGTTTTTAA
- a CDS encoding DUF1659 domain-containing protein: MASYQLKNANFRLIYDDGLTEDGKVKRHTKSYPSIDASASADQMYQAAVTISSLSEKALLQAEKQEVEEII, from the coding sequence ATGGCAAGTTACCAACTGAAGAACGCAAACTTCCGCCTCATCTATGATGACGGTCTAACGGAAGACGGCAAGGTGAAGCGTCACACAAAGAGTTACCCGAGCATCGACGCCTCAGCATCGGCCGATCAAATGTACCAAGCGGCAGTCACGATCTCCTCTTTATCCGAGAAGGCATTGTTGCAAGCTGAAAAGCAAGAAGTAGAAGAAATCATCTAA
- a CDS encoding GlsB/YeaQ/YmgE family stress response membrane protein, which produces MGFILYLIVGGIIGWLAGLILGKDIPGGIIGNIIAGIIGAWVGGMLFSDLGPVVAGIAIIPALIGAILVVFIVSFILKSMRKAS; this is translated from the coding sequence ATGGGATTCATTTTATACTTAATCGTTGGTGGTATCATCGGATGGTTAGCTGGACTTATTCTTGGTAAAGATATTCCTGGTGGTATTATCGGTAACATCATTGCAGGTATTATTGGTGCTTGGGTTGGAGGCATGCTGTTCTCAGATTTAGGACCAGTTGTTGCCGGCATCGCTATTATTCCAGCTTTAATCGGTGCGATTCTTGTAGTCTTCATCGTATCATTTATCTTAAAATCAATGCGTAAAGCATCATAA
- a CDS encoding lytic transglycosylase domain-containing protein, with translation MKKQKNTSKKMIRLRLWALLLFLPVMIVGYFVTVIGWHELRNIPWAHEVSQFVESKAIEFRDPEIPEEYIPVYQAAEVEYGVPWQLLAAHHRIETRFSTMDPLLSPVGAEGHMQFMPCTFVGWTHPTCGGLGQGGIPEEEKTDPEVIAYYGGYGVDGDGDGVADPYNIVDAVYSAANYLGSNGAAEGDLEAAIFLYNRSDQYVEDVLYFYTLYTENYPQQVTLKP, from the coding sequence ATGAAAAAACAAAAAAATACATCAAAAAAAATGATTCGCTTACGTCTTTGGGCACTCTTGCTCTTTTTGCCTGTCATGATAGTAGGTTATTTTGTAACAGTAATCGGTTGGCATGAATTACGAAACATTCCTTGGGCACATGAGGTCAGTCAATTTGTCGAATCGAAAGCAATCGAGTTCAGAGATCCGGAAATTCCTGAAGAGTATATACCTGTCTACCAAGCGGCCGAAGTGGAGTACGGGGTTCCGTGGCAATTACTCGCTGCTCATCATCGCATTGAGACTCGTTTTTCAACGATGGACCCGTTGTTGTCACCTGTAGGAGCCGAAGGGCATATGCAGTTCATGCCTTGTACATTCGTGGGGTGGACACACCCAACATGTGGCGGACTTGGACAAGGTGGGATTCCTGAAGAGGAGAAAACTGATCCTGAAGTGATTGCCTATTACGGGGGATACGGAGTGGACGGTGATGGAGATGGGGTAGCAGACCCTTATAATATTGTAGATGCCGTTTATAGTGCAGCCAATTATCTGGGCTCAAATGGCGCGGCAGAAGGGGATCTTGAAGCGGCTATCTTTTTATATAACCGAAGTGATCAATATGTAGAAGATGTCCTATATTTCTACACACTGTATACAGAGAACTATCCACAACAAGTGACGTTGAAGCCATAA
- a CDS encoding SCO family protein, whose protein sequence is MIHLKKLFISLTLLLLLVAGCGNGFEAQTDWEVEPFSVTTHRDQPLALEDLEGTIWLSTFIFTNCNTICPPMTYNLSDIQESLEQEGVDNYKIVAFSVDPDVDTPAVLTDYLGMYELADESKWELLTGYDQSFISQLARNSFKAVVQNDPNSDQVIHGSSFYLVDQEGIVVKNYSGVSEVPVDEIVQDMKALSEQ, encoded by the coding sequence GTGATTCATTTGAAGAAACTGTTTATCTCACTTACTTTATTACTTTTGCTAGTCGCAGGCTGCGGTAACGGCTTTGAAGCACAGACCGATTGGGAAGTTGAACCGTTCTCAGTGACGACTCATCGGGATCAACCATTGGCCCTGGAAGACTTAGAAGGGACCATCTGGTTATCGACATTCATCTTTACAAATTGTAATACGATTTGTCCGCCAATGACTTACAACCTCTCAGATATTCAAGAATCTCTGGAACAAGAGGGAGTCGACAACTATAAAATCGTTGCGTTTAGCGTAGACCCGGATGTAGACACACCTGCTGTTCTAACAGATTATCTAGGCATGTATGAGCTAGCAGATGAGTCCAAATGGGAATTGCTCACAGGGTACGACCAAAGCTTTATTTCCCAGCTAGCCCGCAATTCTTTTAAAGCGGTCGTACAAAATGATCCGAATTCTGATCAAGTCATTCATGGAAGCAGCTTTTACCTTGTCGATCAAGAAGGGATTGTCGTTAAAAACTATAGCGGCGTAAGTGAAGTACCTGTCGATGAAATCGTTCAAGATATGAAAGCTCTTTCTGAGCAATAG
- a CDS encoding DUF2621 domain-containing protein: protein MLDGWFLWFILFWVVILISLMAIGGYFMFRKFLKALPKEDGKSDLDWESYYVDKTIHLWSDEQKALLNELVAPVPELFRPVAKQKIAGRIGQLALEENAPTITQELLIRGYILATPKRDHKFLRKKMDELQIDLAPYEAYFN from the coding sequence GTGTTAGATGGCTGGTTTCTTTGGTTTATATTGTTTTGGGTAGTTATCTTAATATCGCTTATGGCCATTGGTGGCTATTTCATGTTCCGAAAGTTTTTAAAAGCATTACCGAAAGAGGATGGCAAATCTGATTTAGATTGGGAATCCTATTATGTCGATAAAACCATTCATTTGTGGTCAGATGAACAAAAAGCACTGTTGAATGAATTAGTAGCACCGGTGCCAGAATTGTTCCGTCCTGTAGCCAAACAAAAGATTGCAGGCCGAATTGGTCAGCTGGCGCTAGAAGAGAATGCACCGACGATTACACAAGAGCTTTTGATTCGCGGCTACATTCTGGCTACACCGAAACGAGATCACAAATTTTTACGCAAGAAGATGGATGAACTTCAAATTGATCTTGCGCCGTATGAAGCCTATTTTAACTAA
- a CDS encoding isochorismatase family cysteine hydrolase has translation MTEALLVVDYTHDFVAEDGALTCGKPGQAIESKIVELCHSFKEADRVIVFPVDLHFREDPFHPESPLFPPHNIEGTLGRKLYGSLDHFYQENQDAVYWMDKRRYSSFAGTNLDQYLRERHVTTVHIVGVCTDICVLHTAVDAYNLGYQIIIHKDAVASFDPQGHEWALRHFETTLGAILK, from the coding sequence ATGACGGAAGCTCTATTAGTAGTTGATTATACGCATGATTTTGTTGCAGAGGATGGTGCATTGACTTGCGGCAAACCTGGTCAGGCGATTGAGTCTAAGATAGTTGAATTATGCCATTCGTTCAAAGAAGCTGATCGTGTCATCGTTTTTCCTGTTGACCTTCACTTTCGAGAGGATCCGTTCCATCCTGAATCACCCCTGTTCCCTCCTCACAATATAGAAGGAACACTTGGTAGAAAGTTATACGGTTCACTTGATCACTTCTATCAGGAGAACCAAGATGCGGTTTATTGGATGGATAAACGTCGTTACAGTTCATTTGCAGGAACAAACCTTGATCAGTATCTGCGCGAGCGTCATGTGACGACTGTTCATATCGTAGGCGTCTGCACAGACATTTGCGTTCTTCATACAGCAGTTGATGCGTATAACCTTGGCTACCAAATTATCATTCATAAAGATGCCGTTGCCTCGTTTGACCCGCAAGGACATGAGTGGGCATTACGCCATTTTGAAACGACTCTTGGAGCAATTTTAAAATAA
- a CDS encoding DUF2922 domain-containing protein — translation MAKTLQLEFANATGKKLTVAVEEPRENLTVEEVEAAMQQLIESEVFAVDTLAVTESVSAQIIDRNVQQLF, via the coding sequence ATGGCGAAAACATTACAACTTGAATTTGCAAATGCAACTGGTAAGAAGCTAACGGTTGCTGTAGAGGAACCGCGTGAGAATCTCACGGTGGAAGAAGTGGAAGCCGCAATGCAACAGCTCATTGAGTCCGAGGTGTTTGCAGTAGACACGTTAGCCGTGACAGAGTCTGTATCGGCACAAATTATCGACCGTAACGTCCAACAATTATTTTAA